The following coding sequences lie in one Salarias fasciatus chromosome 7 unlocalized genomic scaffold, fSalaFa1.1 super_scaffold_4, whole genome shotgun sequence genomic window:
- the hpse gene encoding heparanase — translation MLLLLLLALLSRRAAGDPGPRPGSWTWTRPRPSPRDADVYLDLDLSSVRHRVDTRFLSFTIDASLAEKERFMALLSSVKLQTLTKALRPAFLRFGGSRQDFMEFQPGESKGLRNLTSEESCGLTLLPWWLEEQLKEEWAQFQEILIKEDLEADYGDLKFTATTVDQLYSFSSCCGLDLVFGLNALLRTKENSWDGANAALLLEYCQARGYRMSWELGNEPNSFRKKAGVVVDGQQLGRDFAQLRELMSRFELYRQAGLYGPDVSQPRHRRADILGGFLETGAQSIDAVTWHHYYVCGRDTSLNDFLNPDILDTLNDNITKILEKVKHGAPGKPVWLGETSSAYGGGAPGLSNAFVAGFMWLDKLGLAASRGLQVVMRQALIGPGKYQLVDPNLDPFPDYWLSILHKRLVGRRVLRVEMLSQLGQGERVRVYLHCASKRSSSSGAVVLLSMNLSDEPAVLFLPPSVSSSSVEAFVLQADQPGEQGVLSRNVMLNGVVLKMVDDRTFPDLRGTRLPPADRLQLPPFSMAFFLFHEAGAPACS, via the exons atgctgctgctgctgctgctcgcgcTGCTCTCCCGCCGGGCCGCCGGTGACCCGGGACCCCGGCCcgggtcctggacctggaccaggccCCGGCCGTCGCCCCGGGACGCGGACGTgtacctggacctggacctgtcctCGGTGCGCCACCGGGTGGACACGCGCTTCCTGTCTTTCACCATCGACGCGAGTCTGGCGGAGAAGGAGCGCTTCATGGCGCTGCTGAG ctccgtcaaGCTCCAGACCCTGACCAAGGCCCTGCGGCCCGCCTTCCTGCGCTTCGGGGGGTCCAGGCAGGACTTCATGGAGTTCCAGCCTGGAGAGAGCAAAGGGCTGCGGAACCTCACCTCAG AAGAGTCCTGTGGTCTGACTCTGCTGCCCTGgtggctggaggagcagctgaaggaggagtggGCCCAGTTCCAGGAGATCCTGATCAAGGAGGACCTGGAGGCCGACTACGGGGACCTCAAGTTCACAG ccaccACGGTGGACCAGCTgtactccttcagcagctgctgcggtctggacctggtcttcGGGCTGAACGCGCTGCTCAGGACTAAGGAGAACTCGTGGGACGGAGCCAACGCGGCGTTGCTGCTGGAGTACTGCCAGGCCCGCGGCTACCGCATGTCCTGGGAGCTGGGCAACG agcccAACAGCTTCCGGAAGAAGGCGGGGGTGGTGGTGGACGGCCAGCAGCTGGGCCGCGACTTCGCCCAGCTGCGGGAGCTCATGTCCCGGTTCGAGCTGTACCGCCAGGCCGGGCTGTACGGGCCCGACGTCAGCCAGCCGCGGCACCGCCGCGCCGACATCCTGGGCGG tttcctGGAGACTGGAGCCCAGTCCATCGACGCCGTTACCTGGCATCa ttaCTACGTGTGCGGCAGAGACACGTCTCTGAATGACTTCCTGAATCCTGACATCCTCGACACGCTGAATGACAACATCACCAAGATCCtggag AAGGTGAAGCACGGCGCGCCCGGGAAGCCCGTGTGGCTCGGGGAGACCAGCTCGGCGTACGGGGGCGGAGCTCCGGGTCTGTCCAACGCCTTTGTGGCGGGATTCAT gtggctGGATAAACTGGGTCTGGCGGCCTCCAGGGGTCTGCAGGTGGTGATGCGCCAGGCTCTGATTGGTCCGGGGAAATACCAGCTGGTGGACCCCAACCTGGACCCATTTCCT GATTACTGGCTGTCGATTCTCCATAAGAGGCTCGTGGGACGCCGGGTTCTGAGAGTTGAAATGCTCTCCCAGCTTGGTCAAGGCGAACGAGTACGAGTGTATCTGCACTGCGCCAGCAAGAGGAG ctcctccagtggCGCTGTGGTCCTCCTGTCCATGAACCTGAGTGACGAGCCGGCCGTCCTGTTCCTGCCGCCCAgcgtctccagcagctcagtggaGGCGTTTGTCCTGCAGGCGGACCAGCCGGGGGAGCAGGGCGTCCTCTCCAG GAACGTGATGCTGAACGGGGTGGTGCTGAAGATGGTGGACGACCGAACCTTCCCCGACCTCCGAGGGACTCGCCTGCCTCCAGCCGAccgcctgcagcttcctccCTTCTCTATGgccttcttcctgtttcacgaGGCCGGGGCCCCAGCCTGCAGCTAG